The following coding sequences are from one Virgibacillus necropolis window:
- a CDS encoding transglycosylase domain-containing protein: MAQDSQSRTARRKQKKGSKKPLWKRIVLIASILILAMIIGVGALFTYYIATAPEIDAEKLSTPFSSQIYDKDGELVAELGSQQRTKINYSDLPPVLIDAVIATEDSRFFEHPGIDIWRIGGAIIANITNGFGSEGASTITQQVVEKAFLSHEKKLSIKVQEQWLALKLEQQYSKKEILEMYLNRVYYGSGAYGVAKAAQTYFGINDLNELTLPQAAILAGLPQRPSAYNPFESPELMKDRMTTVLNLMVMHDKITEKQAEEAKQVDIPSLLEASKPDENSYAAFIQRVSDEVKEKVDGADIHTDGLKIYTTLDTNAQEYVEYLMSDAEDNPIPYYDEEMQAGMAVLDSQNGAIRAIGGSRNGLENGGFNYALDINRQPGSVIKPITVYGPAIEHLNWSTYHQINDDKPYEIEGSSPIRNYLREYQGWVSIRKALAESLNVPAVKTLKEVGFDKAQPFAESLGYEFHEDNMNIRDAIGGTQTGTNPLEMAGAYRAFANEGIYNEPYAVTKVVFPDGKEVDTKPEPEAVMSDSTAYMVSDMLKTAITEGTGVNANIPGLPVAGKTGTTNREGLDNARDSWFTGYTTNYTISAWTGYNEEKGLEDTQIPHALFKNTMMELSKNKETADFQKPDSVVEVAVEKGSRPAKLPSDYTPESGIVTELFVKGNTPSKTSERYDVLDSVSGLQATYDKDSQSIQVEWDYDSNDVEFQVSSSIDGGSMQELSSTEEKSLEISNVEPGSEYEIQVIAVSKDDSTNTSEAKTTSVTVPGDNEEQEEEKQNEEEENEGESNNQDEEQAAEPVKGLRAKYDKNANVINVAWQYNKPFSEFEVTVTPSGGSAQTQQVQSKGLVIEGAGLQPGQTYTISVVTVDEAGNRSEPATTSAQVPEAPPEEPTEEEPTQGEPAEDQPVEDQPTEEQPTEDQPEEETQPPE, from the coding sequence ATGGCACAAGATAGCCAATCTCGAACAGCAAGACGCAAACAAAAAAAGGGTAGCAAGAAACCATTATGGAAACGTATCGTATTAATTGCAAGCATTCTAATCCTAGCAATGATCATAGGCGTTGGTGCATTATTTACCTATTATATTGCCACCGCTCCGGAAATTGATGCAGAAAAGCTATCCACTCCATTTTCATCACAAATATATGATAAAGATGGTGAGTTAGTTGCCGAATTAGGTTCACAGCAACGAACTAAAATCAATTACAGTGATTTACCACCTGTTTTAATAGATGCTGTTATCGCAACAGAGGATTCACGATTTTTTGAACATCCTGGAATTGATATCTGGCGAATTGGTGGCGCAATAATTGCCAATATCACTAACGGATTTGGCTCAGAAGGTGCGAGTACAATCACACAGCAAGTTGTAGAGAAAGCATTTTTATCACACGAGAAAAAACTTAGTATTAAAGTACAAGAACAATGGTTAGCACTAAAGTTAGAACAACAATACTCTAAAAAAGAAATCTTAGAAATGTATTTAAATAGGGTTTATTACGGAAGTGGTGCCTATGGCGTAGCAAAGGCTGCACAGACATACTTTGGAATTAATGACCTAAATGAACTTACGTTGCCACAAGCAGCAATATTAGCGGGGTTACCACAACGACCTTCAGCATATAATCCATTTGAAAGTCCAGAGTTAATGAAAGATAGAATGACAACCGTATTAAATCTTATGGTTATGCATGATAAAATTACTGAAAAACAGGCAGAGGAAGCGAAACAAGTTGATATTCCTTCCCTTTTAGAGGCAAGCAAACCCGATGAAAATTCCTATGCCGCATTCATTCAAAGAGTTAGTGATGAAGTAAAAGAAAAAGTAGACGGTGCTGACATTCATACAGACGGGCTTAAAATTTATACAACCCTTGATACAAATGCACAAGAATATGTAGAATATTTAATGTCTGATGCCGAGGATAATCCAATCCCATACTATGACGAGGAAATGCAAGCAGGTATGGCTGTACTTGACTCGCAAAATGGAGCTATTCGTGCAATTGGTGGTAGTCGAAACGGTTTAGAAAATGGCGGTTTCAACTACGCACTTGATATCAATCGACAACCTGGGTCTGTCATTAAACCAATCACAGTTTATGGACCAGCAATCGAACACTTAAATTGGTCAACTTATCATCAAATAAATGATGATAAACCTTATGAAATAGAAGGATCAAGCCCAATTAGAAACTATTTACGTGAATATCAAGGCTGGGTCTCCATTCGGAAAGCTCTTGCCGAGTCATTAAATGTTCCAGCTGTAAAAACTTTAAAAGAAGTTGGCTTTGATAAAGCACAACCATTTGCCGAAAGCTTAGGTTATGAATTTCACGAAGATAATATGAATATCCGAGATGCTATTGGTGGAACACAAACTGGTACCAATCCACTTGAAATGGCTGGGGCTTACCGCGCGTTTGCTAATGAGGGAATATATAATGAACCATATGCCGTAACAAAAGTAGTCTTCCCTGATGGTAAAGAAGTCGATACCAAACCTGAACCAGAAGCGGTAATGTCAGATTCCACAGCATATATGGTTTCAGATATGTTAAAAACCGCAATCACAGAAGGTACAGGTGTAAATGCTAACATTCCAGGTCTTCCTGTCGCGGGTAAAACTGGTACCACTAATCGAGAAGGCCTAGACAATGCAAGAGACTCCTGGTTCACTGGATATACAACGAACTATACGATATCCGCATGGACGGGTTATAATGAAGAAAAGGGACTGGAGGACACCCAGATTCCGCATGCGTTGTTTAAAAACACAATGATGGAGTTATCGAAAAACAAAGAAACGGCGGATTTCCAAAAGCCTGATTCAGTGGTAGAAGTTGCTGTTGAAAAAGGTTCAAGACCCGCTAAATTACCTAGTGACTATACACCAGAGTCAGGAATTGTCACGGAACTTTTTGTTAAAGGGAATACACCTAGTAAAACATCTGAAAGATATGATGTACTTGATTCAGTTTCTGGACTACAAGCAACATATGATAAAGATTCACAGTCTATTCAAGTAGAATGGGATTATGATTCGAATGACGTAGAGTTCCAAGTAAGTTCTAGTATTGATGGTGGTTCGATGCAAGAACTTTCCTCAACAGAAGAAAAGTCACTTGAAATTTCAAATGTTGAACCTGGTTCAGAATATGAAATTCAGGTAATAGCAGTAAGTAAGGATGATTCTACAAACACAAGTGAAGCAAAGACAACAAGCGTCACCGTTCCAGGTGATAATGAAGAACAAGAGGAAGAGAAGCAAAACGAAGAAGAAGAAAATGAAGGTGAAAGTAATAACCAAGATGAAGAACAAGCTGCAGAACCTGTAAAAGGATTAAGAGCAAAATATGATAAAAATGCCAATGTCATTAACGTTGCTTGGCAATATAACAAACCGTTTTCGGAATTTGAAGTAACAGTAACTCCTAGTGGAGGATCAGCGCAAACACAACAAGTTCAATCAAAAGGTCTTGTTATTGAAGGCGCGGGCCTTCAACCAGGGCAAACGTACACCATATCGGTTGTAACGGTAGACGAGGCTGGTAATCGAAGTGAACCTGCAACGACTTCCGCACAAGTTCCAGAAGCTCCCCCAGAAGAACCAACAGAGGAAGAGCCAACTCAAGGTGAACCAGCGGAAGATCAGCCAGTAGAAGATCAGCCAACGGAGGAGCAACCAACAGAAGATCAACCAGAAGAAGAAACCCAACCACCAGAATAA
- the recU gene encoding Holliday junction resolvase RecU, which produces MNYPNGKKQDSSRSAMANTGKAFSNRGMSLEEDINITNSFYLDSAIAVIHKKPTPIQIVKVNYPKRSAAVITEGYFKQASTTDYNGVYRGKHIDFEAKETKNKTRFPLANIHDHQLNHMQAVVKHGGISFLLIRFAQFNETYFFPVEKLFPYWDDKLSGKRKSIPYQIIKNEGYVIPFHYQKRIDYLAIIDKLYF; this is translated from the coding sequence ATGAATTACCCTAATGGAAAAAAACAGGATAGTTCACGTTCAGCAATGGCTAATACAGGCAAAGCATTTAGTAATCGAGGGATGAGTTTAGAAGAGGATATAAATATAACAAATTCTTTCTATCTAGATTCTGCTATTGCTGTTATTCATAAAAAACCAACGCCAATACAAATTGTAAAAGTAAATTATCCAAAACGAAGTGCAGCAGTTATCACAGAAGGTTACTTCAAACAGGCATCCACAACCGATTACAACGGGGTATATCGTGGAAAACACATTGATTTTGAAGCAAAGGAAACAAAAAATAAGACACGATTTCCATTGGCAAATATTCATGATCATCAGCTAAATCATATGCAAGCGGTGGTCAAACATGGCGGGATTTCTTTTTTACTTATTCGTTTTGCCCAGTTTAATGAAACATATTTTTTCCCCGTGGAGAAACTTTTTCCTTATTGGGACGACAAATTAAGTGGTAAAAGAAAGTCTATTCCCTATCAGATTATTAAGAATGAGGGGTATGTCATTCCATTTCATTATCAAAAACGTATTGACTATTTAGCAATTATTGATAAGCTTTATTTTTAG
- a CDS encoding DUF2515 family protein — protein sequence MYTFKNQDYVNYIINQTKTHNIDNITRTHAYQNFYYHFPEIKWAFVASIVSRNAGWNMTDLKLIPFKKLLGKTERSRLFMTYERANWLIFSDAYPQLLTYKLSCKLHKPMFHLLSDFHVSTYMQKEWSYFWEFRDLERLMTALIINEQNVIHEPVLKQSFFSVHIFKDLPYRLQNMMYMNAVILPSKTQPLYGAFVHNFTHLSNRIALGKHLASIIYKTEHYSDLVNFTQTERHSGSRWDYEKYLELPFPKGPTLQKIYPPITHQDIIRNDWYKSRGVKKKWIDHSNSRLKTNIGKSFYRKRTFLFTYVSLKDQLLPKNNV from the coding sequence ATGTACACGTTTAAAAACCAAGACTATGTTAATTATATTATAAACCAAACAAAAACACATAATATCGATAATATTACCCGAACACATGCCTATCAAAACTTTTACTACCATTTTCCCGAGATAAAATGGGCATTTGTTGCTAGTATCGTTTCACGAAACGCTGGATGGAATATGACAGACCTTAAATTAATTCCATTTAAAAAGCTACTGGGGAAAACAGAACGTAGCCGCTTATTTATGACATATGAACGTGCAAACTGGTTGATTTTTTCAGATGCATATCCTCAATTATTAACGTATAAGCTATCATGTAAACTACACAAACCTATGTTTCATTTACTCTCTGATTTTCATGTGTCCACCTATATGCAAAAAGAGTGGTCCTATTTTTGGGAATTCCGCGATCTTGAAAGGTTAATGACCGCTTTAATTATTAATGAGCAAAATGTTATACATGAACCAGTATTAAAGCAATCATTTTTCAGCGTTCATATATTTAAAGATTTACCATACCGGCTACAAAACATGATGTACATGAATGCGGTAATTTTACCTTCGAAGACGCAGCCTCTTTATGGGGCTTTTGTCCATAACTTTACACATCTTTCCAATCGTATAGCATTAGGCAAGCATCTAGCTTCTATCATTTATAAAACAGAACATTATTCGGATTTGGTGAATTTCACACAAACCGAGAGACATTCAGGATCTAGATGGGATTATGAAAAATATTTGGAGCTTCCATTTCCAAAAGGTCCTACACTACAAAAGATTTATCCACCTATCACACATCAAGATATTATTCGAAACGATTGGTATAAATCAAGGGGTGTCAAAAAGAAATGGATTGATCATTCGAATAGTCGTCTAAAAACTAATATCGGTAAATCATTTTATCGAAAAAGAACTTTTCTTTTCACTTATGTATCGTTGAAAGACCAATTGTTACCAAAAAATAATGTCTAA
- a CDS encoding DUF1798 family protein, which translates to MHMKEQTIELKKHLQLLKDNYEANDPPEDKKDMTFFMHVKSKTEPLYAMLETWETDALEIVKQRKVNVHPHQITSTRENMELLLMHSFYIDVKRKRYMELNHSVLFIFDQLLRDL; encoded by the coding sequence ATGCATATGAAAGAACAAACGATAGAGTTGAAAAAGCATTTACAATTGTTAAAGGACAATTATGAAGCTAACGATCCTCCAGAGGATAAAAAAGACATGACATTTTTTATGCATGTTAAAAGCAAAACAGAACCTCTTTATGCGATGTTAGAAACGTGGGAAACTGATGCGCTTGAAATCGTTAAACAAAGAAAAGTGAATGTTCATCCTCACCAAATCACATCAACTAGAGAAAATATGGAATTGTTATTAATGCATAGTTTTTATATTGATGTGAAACGAAAACGTTATATGGAGTTAAATCATTCTGTTCTCTTTATTTTCGATCAATTACTACGTGATTTATAA
- a CDS encoding cytidine deaminase, whose product MKKEALIEKAIEMRNKAYVPYSKFPVGAALLAKSGKVYTGCNIENAAYPVSLCAERVAIFKAVADGETEFIELAVAADTERPVPPCGSCRQVMSEFFKPDTTIHLTNLQNQLKTVTMDELLPFSFQPHDLPKS is encoded by the coding sequence ATGAAGAAAGAAGCGTTAATAGAAAAAGCTATAGAAATGAGAAATAAAGCCTATGTACCATATTCTAAATTTCCAGTTGGAGCTGCATTGCTAGCGAAGTCTGGTAAGGTATATACAGGATGTAATATAGAAAATGCGGCGTACCCTGTAAGTTTATGTGCGGAACGAGTTGCTATATTTAAAGCGGTGGCAGATGGAGAGACTGAATTTATTGAATTGGCCGTGGCTGCAGATACCGAACGCCCGGTACCGCCATGCGGTTCATGTAGACAGGTTATGAGTGAATTTTTTAAACCAGATACAACCATACACTTAACTAATCTGCAAAACCAATTAAAAACGGTAACAATGGATGAATTATTACCATTTTCATTTCAACCACATGACCTACCAAAGTCTTAA
- the gpsB gene encoding cell division regulator GpsB: MSLKNIKLNGKDILEKDFKTGMRGYNQEEVDEFLDTVIQDYDTFQQEIDRLKQENERLKTQSDQSRTRSTTPNHQVNYDVLKRLSNLEKAVFGKKFAETE; the protein is encoded by the coding sequence ATGAGCTTAAAAAACATTAAGTTAAATGGAAAAGACATCCTTGAAAAAGACTTTAAAACGGGAATGCGTGGATATAATCAAGAAGAAGTTGACGAATTTTTAGATACAGTTATACAAGACTATGATACGTTTCAACAAGAAATCGATCGTTTGAAACAAGAAAACGAACGACTAAAAACGCAATCAGATCAATCGAGAACTCGTTCTACAACACCTAACCATCAGGTTAATTACGATGTATTAAAACGCTTATCTAACTTAGAAAAGGCTGTTTTCGGCAAAAAGTTTGCTGAAACAGAATAA
- a CDS encoding THUMP domain-containing class I SAM-dependent RNA methyltransferase: MVQHVTLIATAAMGLESVVANEIKELGYEVRVENGKVIFDAPVSAIPRCNLWIRTGDRIKLLVGEFEATSFDALFEGTKALPWESFITEDGQFPVIGKSVKSKLYSVPDCQAIVKKAIAERLKLKYGLASKMPETGALYRVEVAILKDKVSLTMDTSGSGLHKRGYRIGQGDAPLKETMAAALLKLTNWKPEYPLIDPFCGSGSIAIEAALIGQNIAPGFNRDFASQNWGFVKNNYWDEAFEEAEDKANYDQKLQITGSDIDHNMIKISKENAREAGLGDLIAWKQMQVRDLFLRKENGYIISNPPYGERIGDRKEIAEMHKDLGAIMKNHPSWSVYIITAYEEFEKNYGQKATKKRKLFNGFIRTDYYQYFGKKVEGR, translated from the coding sequence ATGGTCCAACATGTCACGCTAATTGCAACAGCCGCTATGGGTTTAGAGTCAGTTGTAGCAAATGAAATCAAAGAACTTGGTTATGAGGTAAGGGTAGAAAATGGAAAAGTAATCTTTGATGCACCAGTTTCTGCTATACCTAGATGTAATTTATGGATTAGAACCGGAGATCGAATTAAATTGCTTGTGGGTGAGTTTGAAGCTACATCATTTGACGCGCTTTTTGAAGGAACAAAGGCCTTGCCATGGGAGTCTTTTATTACAGAAGACGGGCAATTCCCGGTTATAGGTAAATCCGTTAAATCCAAGCTGTATAGTGTTCCCGATTGTCAGGCGATTGTTAAGAAAGCGATTGCAGAACGCCTAAAATTGAAATATGGTTTAGCATCTAAAATGCCTGAAACAGGGGCTCTATATCGAGTGGAAGTTGCTATTCTTAAAGATAAGGTATCACTCACAATGGATACATCTGGAAGCGGATTACATAAACGGGGCTATCGGATTGGACAAGGTGACGCACCATTAAAGGAAACAATGGCTGCAGCATTGCTAAAATTAACAAACTGGAAGCCAGAATATCCTTTAATTGATCCTTTTTGTGGATCAGGTTCGATTGCAATTGAAGCTGCATTAATCGGTCAAAATATTGCACCAGGTTTTAATCGCGATTTCGCCTCTCAAAATTGGGGTTTTGTAAAAAATAACTATTGGGACGAAGCGTTTGAAGAAGCCGAGGATAAAGCAAATTATGATCAAAAACTGCAGATTACTGGTTCTGATATTGATCATAATATGATAAAAATTTCTAAAGAAAATGCGCGTGAAGCAGGGTTAGGTGATTTAATCGCATGGAAACAAATGCAAGTCAGAGATTTGTTCTTACGTAAAGAGAATGGCTATATCATTAGTAATCCTCCGTATGGCGAGCGGATTGGTGATCGAAAAGAAATTGCTGAAATGCATAAAGATCTAGGCGCCATTATGAAGAATCACCCGAGCTGGAGCGTGTATATTATAACGGCTTACGAAGAATTTGAAAAAAATTATGGACAAAAAGCAACCAAAAAGAGAAAACTATTTAATGGATTTATCAGAACAGATTATTACCAATACTTTGGAAAGAAAGTCGAGGGGAGGTAG
- a CDS encoding carboxypeptidase M32 has translation MTQVEKDFQDLLKEQNAYKETIMLTHWDMRTKIPKKGVEQRSEVVGFLSEKLHQLETSKKMKYFIDVLKDHSDDEVIQKTVETCEENYERSRKIPIDEYKEYVMLQSKSESIWQEAREKADFASFQPYLEKLVDYNKKFANYWGYEEHIYDALLDNYEPGVTVKTLDNVFPELRKSLTELLNKITASSVTPDPSILQGHFPKSDQEAISLAVLEKMGYDFSSGRLDETIHPFAIALNQNDVRVTTRYDESDFRTAVFGTIHEGGHALYEQNISKNLAGTPLSDGTSMGIHESQSLFWENFVGRTESFWNSHYDLFKSYAPKSFQAVPLDKFYRAVNEVKPSFIRIEADELTYPLHIMIRYELEKALINGDIKVADLPGLWNEKMQEYVGITPTNDREGVLQDIHWSGGDFGYFPSYALGYMYAAQFNHTLRKKMDIDKQIASGDFTPIKEWLTKNIHQYGKMKKPLEIVKDVTDENLNPNYLVNYLTEKYSGIYKL, from the coding sequence ATAACGCAAGTAGAAAAAGATTTTCAAGACCTATTAAAAGAGCAAAATGCTTACAAAGAAACAATCATGTTAACCCATTGGGATATGAGAACAAAGATACCCAAAAAAGGTGTGGAACAGCGATCGGAAGTAGTTGGTTTTTTATCTGAAAAATTACACCAACTAGAAACCTCAAAGAAAATGAAATACTTTATCGACGTATTAAAAGATCATTCTGATGATGAAGTCATACAAAAAACTGTCGAGACATGTGAAGAAAACTATGAACGTAGTCGTAAAATACCGATAGATGAATACAAAGAATATGTCATGCTTCAATCTAAATCTGAATCCATTTGGCAAGAGGCCAGAGAAAAAGCAGATTTTGCATCGTTTCAACCATATTTAGAAAAACTTGTTGATTATAATAAGAAGTTTGCGAATTATTGGGGTTATGAAGAGCATATTTATGATGCATTACTTGATAACTATGAGCCTGGTGTTACGGTGAAAACATTAGACAATGTTTTTCCAGAACTTAGAAAGTCCTTAACGGAATTACTAAATAAAATTACAGCAAGTTCTGTTACACCTGATCCTTCTATCTTACAAGGACATTTTCCAAAAAGTGACCAAGAGGCTATTAGTCTGGCTGTTTTAGAGAAAATGGGATATGACTTTTCTTCTGGTCGTTTAGATGAAACGATCCATCCGTTTGCGATTGCTTTGAATCAAAACGATGTACGTGTTACAACACGTTATGATGAATCGGATTTCCGTACAGCAGTTTTCGGAACGATACATGAAGGTGGACATGCTTTATATGAACAAAACATCAGTAAAAACTTAGCAGGTACACCACTATCTGATGGTACATCAATGGGAATACATGAGTCCCAATCATTATTCTGGGAAAATTTTGTTGGTCGAACGGAATCGTTCTGGAATTCTCACTATGATTTATTTAAATCATATGCTCCAAAAAGTTTCCAGGCAGTACCATTAGATAAATTTTATCGTGCAGTAAACGAGGTTAAACCATCATTTATCCGAATCGAAGCTGACGAATTGACGTATCCGCTACATATTATGATTCGCTATGAGCTTGAAAAAGCCTTGATTAACGGTGATATTAAAGTTGCCGATTTACCAGGCTTATGGAATGAGAAAATGCAAGAATACGTGGGAATAACACCAACAAATGACCGTGAAGGTGTTTTACAAGATATTCATTGGTCTGGTGGTGACTTTGGCTATTTCCCATCCTATGCATTAGGCTATATGTATGCTGCACAATTCAATCATACGTTAAGAAAAAAGATGGATATCGACAAGCAGATTGCTTCCGGTGATTTTACACCTATAAAAGAATGGTTAACAAAAAACATTCATCAATACGGAAAAATGAAAAAACCACTAGAAATTGTGAAAGATGTCACCGATGAGAATCTGAACCCTAATTATCTAGTGAATTATTTAACAGAAAAATATTCAGGAATATATAAGCTATAA
- a CDS encoding type III polyketide synthase, translated as MVYIGSVGLGIPKHELPQNDVKQLVKHIFPYNEKQLERLMPVYDHAMIDKRQLVVEKDWFKDSHTFKERNDLYQKFAIEYSLEAMDHCLSNEHHLTETIPYGAIDMIAFVSSTGIATPSLDAHLINERPFRSDVSRMPLWGLGCAGGAIGLSRVFDWITANPTKIALLVCCELCSLTFQKDDASKSNIVGTALFGDGVGATLLIGKDSPYRSYNKKPIPKIKKSSSHTEKDTLSVMGWDVTNNGLGVVFSKGIPSLVNSLWKNHVSDFLTETQITKESIHSFIAHPGGKKVLEAMEDALQLSGNKLIHSYQVLKDHGNMSSATVLFVLNEWMKETIEENEISILSALGPGFSSELLVLEWCN; from the coding sequence GTGGTTTATATTGGTTCTGTTGGTCTAGGTATCCCTAAGCATGAATTACCACAAAATGACGTTAAACAGCTTGTAAAACATATATTTCCGTATAACGAAAAACAATTAGAACGTTTAATGCCTGTTTATGATCATGCGATGATTGATAAACGTCAACTTGTTGTTGAAAAAGATTGGTTTAAGGATTCACATACCTTTAAAGAAAGAAACGATTTATATCAAAAGTTTGCCATCGAATATTCACTTGAGGCCATGGATCATTGTCTATCAAATGAGCACCATTTAACGGAAACTATTCCATATGGTGCGATTGATATGATTGCTTTTGTATCAAGCACAGGTATAGCCACTCCATCTCTAGATGCACATCTCATAAATGAGCGCCCATTTCGTTCAGATGTTTCCCGTATGCCTTTATGGGGGCTAGGTTGTGCTGGTGGTGCTATTGGATTATCTCGAGTCTTTGATTGGATCACAGCTAACCCGACGAAGATAGCGCTTTTAGTGTGTTGTGAATTATGTAGTTTAACGTTCCAAAAAGATGATGCATCCAAAAGTAATATAGTAGGAACCGCACTTTTTGGGGACGGTGTTGGTGCAACTTTACTGATTGGAAAGGACTCACCATACAGAAGTTATAATAAAAAACCTATACCTAAAATTAAGAAAAGTAGCTCACATACAGAAAAAGATACATTATCAGTGATGGGATGGGATGTCACAAACAATGGTTTAGGGGTGGTTTTTTCTAAAGGCATTCCAAGCCTTGTAAACTCACTTTGGAAAAATCATGTAAGCGACTTTTTAACTGAAACTCAAATTACTAAAGAGTCCATTCACTCGTTCATTGCACACCCTGGCGGAAAAAAGGTGTTAGAGGCAATGGAGGATGCTTTACAGCTCTCAGGTAATAAACTAATTCACTCCTATCAGGTACTAAAAGACCATGGGAACATGTCCTCTGCTACAGTATTATTTGTTCTCAATGAATGGATGAAAGAAACGATTGAAGAAAATGAAATAAGTATCTTATCGGCACTTGGGCCAGGATTTAGTTCTGAATTGTTAGTATTGGAGTGGTGTAATTGA
- a CDS encoding isoprenylcysteine carboxyl methyltransferase family protein, with the protein MTIWIGVILGVVVCQRLIELVIARKNEAWMLRQGGIERGAEHYKWFIMVHVLFFISIFVECFSGNNPVESINYFLFSVFILTQLARIWCITSLGKFWNTKVIILPGATLRTTGPYNYIKHPNYVIVGIELFVIPLLVGAPITAIIFPLLHIFLLIRWRLPVEEKALADIRSMTKG; encoded by the coding sequence TTGACAATATGGATAGGAGTTATCCTAGGAGTTGTAGTTTGTCAGCGTTTGATTGAGTTAGTTATTGCACGAAAGAATGAAGCATGGATGCTGCGCCAAGGTGGGATAGAACGGGGAGCAGAGCACTATAAATGGTTTATTATGGTTCATGTATTATTTTTTATAAGCATTTTCGTAGAATGTTTTAGTGGAAATAATCCAGTGGAATCAATAAACTACTTTTTATTTAGCGTTTTTATCCTTACTCAGCTGGCACGAATTTGGTGTATTACGAGCTTAGGTAAATTTTGGAATACAAAAGTTATTATCCTTCCTGGGGCAACCCTACGAACAACTGGTCCTTACAACTATATTAAACATCCAAATTATGTAATTGTTGGAATTGAATTGTTTGTGATACCACTACTTGTTGGTGCACCGATTACTGCAATAATTTTCCCTTTACTACATATCTTTTTACTTATACGTTGGCGACTGCCAGTAGAAGAAAAAGCTCTAGCAGACATTCGTTCTATGACTAAAGGGTAG
- a CDS encoding MerR family transcriptional regulator: protein MELLSINGLCHMVGVPQNTAANWIEDFNFYIPDTERRDDTYYHPEAIDVLKFIKECKNQHYQKPEIMEMLANKKFPITIEKTKEDVQPPLDQENYKENILTVMQTVGKTVANVSDQKELIKVLQEQQNKQNKRIKNTEKQIEKINELKQEIKALKQNCTPAQEYEMKKKSFAMLFEK, encoded by the coding sequence TTGGAATTGTTAAGTATCAATGGTTTGTGCCATATGGTTGGTGTTCCACAAAACACTGCAGCAAATTGGATTGAGGATTTTAATTTTTATATCCCTGATACGGAGCGTAGGGATGATACATATTATCATCCAGAAGCGATTGACGTTTTGAAATTTATCAAAGAATGTAAAAATCAACACTATCAAAAGCCTGAGATTATGGAAATGTTAGCGAATAAAAAATTCCCTATCACAATAGAGAAAACGAAAGAGGATGTACAACCGCCATTAGATCAAGAAAATTACAAAGAGAATATCTTAACGGTTATGCAGACAGTCGGAAAAACTGTAGCGAATGTCTCGGACCAAAAGGAGTTGATAAAAGTTTTACAAGAACAGCAAAATAAGCAAAACAAGCGAATCAAAAATACGGAAAAACAGATAGAAAAAATAAATGAGTTAAAACAAGAAATCAAAGCACTAAAACAAAATTGTACACCTGCACAAGAATACGAAATGAAAAAGAAATCTTTCGCGATGCTTTTTGAAAAATAA